A single region of the Nicotiana sylvestris chromosome 6, ASM39365v2, whole genome shotgun sequence genome encodes:
- the LOC104212486 gene encoding transcription factor MYBS3-like — protein MKMGRKCSHCGNTGHNSRTCSTLKCANTGSFIGGLKLFGVQLDIPNNASSSSSSSIHLKKSFSLDCLSPSVNESCEKSTSINNGYLSDGLVVRVEKRKKGAPWTEEEHRKFLIGLEKLGKGDWRGISRNFVTTRTPTQVASHAQKYFLRHSSLNKKKRRSSLFDMARSNNNKMHVDAITMKFKRADNFGNCLDTKIVPKKDYQEIRASLLDLNSFGEDMPIGKDNQRSEYPQQPEEIYSVPNKSISSFGALDLELSLSAPRNIGPITVT, from the exons ATGAAAATGGGGAGAAAATGTTCACATTGTGGTAACACTGGTCATAATTCAAGAACTTGTAGCACATTGAAATGTGCTAATACTGGTAGTTTTATTGGTGGATTAAAGCTTTTTGGAGTGCAACTTGATATCCCTAATAAtgcttcatcatcttcttcttcttctattcaCTTGAAGAAAAGTTTTAGTTTGGATTGTTTATCTCCTTCTGTTAATGAAAGTTGTGAAAAGAGTACTTCAATTAATAATGGTTATCTCTCTGATGGTCTTGTAGTTCGTgttgagaaaagaaagaaag GAGCGCCATGGACAGAGGAGGAACACAGAAAATTCTTAATTGGACTAGAAAAGCTAGGAAAAGGAGATTGGAGAGGAATTTCAAGAAACTTTGTGACAACAAGGACACCAACTCAAGTTGCAAGTCATGCTCAAAAGTATTTTCTAAGACATTCAAGTCTCAACAAAAAGAAACGACGTTCCAGCCTATTTGACATG GcaaggagcaacaacaacaagaTGCATGTTGATGCCATAACCATGAAGTTCAAGCGTGCAGATAATTTTGGTAATTGTCTTGACACAAAAATCGTACCAAAAAAAGATTATCAAGAAATTAGAGCATCATTATTAGACTTAAATTCATTTGGAGAAGATATGCCAATTGGCAAAGATAATCAAAGGAGTGAATATCCTCAACAACCTGAAGAGATTTATTCAGTGCCAAATAAGTCAATTTCTTCATTTGGAGCTCTTGATTTGGAGCTAAGTCTCTCAGCTCCAAGAAATATTGGACCAATTACAGTTACCTAA